In a genomic window of Chengkuizengella sediminis:
- a CDS encoding ROK family protein — MERYVIFDVGGTTVKHAIMNAEGVAIESSSYPTPAQGNDEIYELLLQLINESKRKYPVKGVALSIPGAVDINSGEVYYAGSVIDLMHSNVKEKLKETGLPIELENDANCVALAENWKGNAVNTDNFVCITLGTGIGGSIYLNGNLYRGKHGMAGEIGLMLLHADSKTPEQLLFEKYSFSRLGSTWNLEDRISKKLERPLTGREIFALYEQRDEGVTKEVESFYHTLAIGTLNIIHVMAPEKILFGGGISSQHNFISKIKQKISTIRPEALELTELDHCHFYNQSGQLGALHHFLKQTNKC, encoded by the coding sequence ATGGAACGATATGTTATATTTGATGTTGGTGGAACAACAGTGAAACATGCAATTATGAATGCGGAAGGTGTAGCGATTGAATCTTCTTCATATCCTACACCAGCGCAAGGAAACGATGAAATTTATGAACTGCTATTACAACTAATCAACGAGAGTAAAAGAAAATACCCTGTCAAAGGAGTCGCTTTAAGTATTCCGGGTGCTGTGGATATAAACTCAGGTGAGGTGTATTACGCAGGTTCTGTCATAGATCTTATGCATTCAAATGTCAAAGAAAAGTTAAAAGAAACTGGACTTCCGATTGAGTTGGAAAATGATGCGAATTGTGTGGCTTTAGCCGAAAATTGGAAAGGCAATGCTGTCAATACTGATAACTTTGTCTGCATTACGTTAGGTACAGGTATTGGGGGTTCGATATATTTAAATGGGAACTTATATCGAGGAAAACATGGCATGGCTGGAGAGATTGGTTTAATGTTACTTCATGCTGATTCAAAAACACCTGAACAGCTTCTATTTGAAAAATATTCTTTTAGCCGATTAGGATCAACTTGGAACTTGGAAGATAGAATTTCAAAGAAATTAGAGAGACCTTTGACAGGAAGAGAGATATTTGCTTTATATGAGCAGAGAGATGAAGGAGTTACAAAAGAGGTAGAATCTTTTTATCATACATTAGCAATAGGAACTTTAAACATCATTCATGTCATGGCACCTGAGAAAATATTGTTCGGTGGTGGAATCAGCTCACAGCATAATTTCATCTCTAAAATTAAACAAAAAATTAGTACCATACGCCCAGAAGCTTTAGAGTTAACAGAACTTGACCATTGTCATTTCTATAATCAATCTGGACAACTAGGGGCATTGCATCATTTTCTTAAACAAACAAATAAATGTTGA
- a CDS encoding sensor histidine kinase, with product MFNKIKQYRHKVFFQILLANSLIIIIFMFLLFAVLWSYYTEIEVQRKIDANTAILERMETYFNHKQDLLKTAVHDLSYTNKEIMDEIVFSLDHSEQELIEYRLEKYMLSSSFQMVSSWSFFEDYFGQDEDVRAVTLTSEKSLSEKKLYSRRHMDQKSKNTFQISHPLYYGNAMELLGILNVYYDYAGINDLLDSQKEQLKGTVYVYTEEGKLLYSTEGGILLKNINVPSYETSINTIQIDGEKFYANKLVDERSQLMFVGMIPKKEVEQVTTVHVVMLLLTVALASTAITMTYWTMRKYSKRIQSIEQSIKKVQTGDLNVRIPENNNQRDELSTISNSFNKMLEELNRYIDIVFVSEIKQKEAEMRALQSQIDPHFLYNTLEAIRMKAIADGNKTTSEMIVLLTKMFRYSMKNHDEVTIEDEISHVKSYLNLFQIRYPNRLNVVYEIPEHILAYPIPKFILQPIIENYILHGLRKDEYSNLLTIHIEEQKKTLSIRIQDNGIGIESDRLEKIREMLNDESEVLDSLGLSNVHQRIRLKFGDGYGLEINSVEHRGTEVTINILVPFWNRGRETHV from the coding sequence ATGTTCAATAAAATTAAACAATATCGACATAAAGTGTTTTTTCAAATATTGCTAGCAAATTCTTTAATTATTATCATTTTTATGTTTCTACTTTTTGCTGTTCTGTGGTCCTACTATACGGAAATAGAGGTACAGAGAAAAATTGACGCCAATACTGCCATTTTAGAACGAATGGAAACTTATTTTAATCATAAACAAGATTTGCTGAAAACAGCGGTTCATGATCTTAGTTATACAAACAAAGAAATAATGGATGAAATTGTCTTTTCATTGGATCATAGTGAACAAGAATTAATAGAATATCGTCTAGAAAAATATATGCTAAGCAGTTCCTTTCAAATGGTTAGTAGTTGGTCATTTTTTGAAGACTATTTTGGACAAGATGAAGATGTGAGAGCAGTTACCTTAACAAGTGAAAAATCACTCAGTGAAAAAAAACTATATTCTAGACGGCATATGGATCAAAAATCTAAAAATACATTTCAAATATCCCATCCCTTGTACTACGGAAATGCAATGGAGCTGCTAGGTATACTAAATGTATATTATGATTATGCTGGAATCAATGATCTGCTAGATTCACAAAAGGAGCAGTTAAAGGGAACGGTATATGTATATACAGAAGAGGGAAAACTTCTATATTCCACAGAAGGAGGGATTCTGTTAAAAAATATCAATGTCCCGAGTTATGAAACGTCAATAAATACGATTCAGATAGATGGAGAAAAGTTTTATGCTAACAAGTTAGTAGATGAGCGATCGCAGTTAATGTTTGTTGGTATGATACCAAAAAAAGAAGTTGAACAAGTGACAACAGTTCATGTTGTGATGTTGTTATTGACTGTAGCTTTAGCTTCGACAGCCATCACAATGACATACTGGACCATGCGAAAATATTCAAAGCGCATTCAGTCTATTGAACAATCAATAAAAAAAGTACAAACCGGGGATTTAAATGTAAGAATCCCAGAAAATAATAACCAAAGGGATGAATTAAGCACGATATCGAATAGTTTTAACAAAATGTTAGAAGAATTAAACCGATATATCGATATTGTATTTGTGTCTGAAATTAAGCAAAAAGAAGCCGAGATGAGAGCATTGCAATCACAAATTGACCCACATTTCTTGTACAACACTTTAGAAGCGATTCGGATGAAAGCCATTGCTGATGGCAACAAGACAACAAGTGAAATGATTGTTCTATTAACGAAAATGTTCCGTTACTCGATGAAAAATCATGATGAAGTGACCATAGAGGATGAAATTTCACATGTAAAAAGCTATTTGAATTTGTTCCAAATTCGTTATCCAAATCGATTAAATGTAGTCTATGAAATTCCAGAGCATATATTAGCTTATCCTATTCCAAAATTTATTCTTCAACCGATTATTGAGAATTATATACTGCATGGATTAAGGAAGGATGAATACTCGAATTTGCTTACAATTCATATCGAAGAGCAGAAGAAGACACTAAGTATTCGAATTCAAGATAATGGAATAGGTATTGAAAGCGATCGCTTAGAAAAAATAAGAGAGATGTTGAATGATGAAAGTGAAGTGTTAGATTCCTTAGGTTTGTCGAATGTTCATCAAAGAATTCGTTTGAAATTTGGAGATGGATATGGACTTGAGATTAATAGTGTAGAGCATAGAGGGACCGAGGTTACAATTAACATTCTGGTTCCATTTTGGAACAGAGGTAGGGAAACGCATGTATAG
- a CDS encoding ROK family protein codes for MIFGGIEAGGTKFVCGIGNEKGEITNRVSIPTTNPTETMAQVKHFFRGTQLDAIGVGSFGPIDLNRNSETYGYIKNTPKMEWKDFDFAGAISSIWNVPIGFDTDVNAAALAESMWGAAEGLPSCLYITIGTGIGAGVIVQGSMLSGISHPEMGHVRVRRHPEDHYEGCCPYHHDCLEGLAAGPALEERWGKKGVALKDVDQVWELEAYYLSEALVNFILTLSPMKIVLGGGVMKQHQLFPLIQKMVQDKLNGYLSFNELSQENIAQYIVPPGLADDAGLKGAIALAKRACQSKL; via the coding sequence ATGATTTTCGGAGGAATTGAAGCAGGTGGAACAAAATTTGTTTGTGGCATTGGGAATGAAAAAGGCGAAATTACAAATCGTGTATCCATCCCTACCACGAATCCAACAGAAACGATGGCACAAGTAAAGCATTTTTTTAGAGGGACTCAATTGGATGCAATAGGTGTTGGTTCTTTTGGTCCCATTGATTTAAATCGAAACAGTGAAACGTATGGATATATTAAAAATACACCGAAGATGGAATGGAAGGATTTTGATTTTGCTGGAGCGATAAGCTCGATTTGGAACGTGCCTATTGGTTTTGACACAGATGTTAATGCTGCTGCCCTTGCCGAAAGTATGTGGGGAGCCGCAGAAGGACTTCCTAGCTGTTTATATATTACCATCGGCACAGGTATTGGAGCAGGTGTTATTGTTCAAGGTTCGATGTTAAGTGGGATTTCACACCCAGAAATGGGGCATGTTCGCGTGAGAAGACATCCTGAAGACCATTATGAAGGCTGTTGTCCGTATCATCATGATTGTTTAGAAGGGCTTGCTGCTGGACCTGCTTTAGAAGAGAGATGGGGGAAAAAAGGTGTTGCCTTAAAAGATGTAGATCAAGTGTGGGAGTTGGAAGCCTATTATTTATCGGAAGCGCTTGTTAATTTTATTTTAACCCTTTCACCGATGAAAATTGTCCTGGGTGGTGGGGTCATGAAGCAACATCAGTTATTTCCACTCATTCAAAAAATGGTTCAAGATAAACTAAATGGTTACCTATCTTTTAATGAGTTGTCACAAGAAAATATTGCTCAATATATTGTTCCACCAGGGTTGGCGGATGATGCCGGACTGAAGGGGGCAATTGCACTAGCGAAGAGAGCTTGCCAGAGCAAGTTATGA
- a CDS encoding ABC transporter permease → MKWFKNTLKDLYANRIWLMFVLPATIWFIIFSYLPMIGHVIAFKDFRIHRDGFFASLWHSEWVGFENFEFLFKTNVAWEITRNTILYNLVFIFLGLFLAVAFAIGLSLLANKKLTKIYQTGMLFPHFLSWVVVSYFVMTFLSTDRGAINSLLSFFGVEAISWYYEPIYWPFILVFMAMWKGVGYQMIVYLAAIVGIDRSYYEAAMIDGASKWQQIRHITIPMITPLMMILTIMNIGRIFYSDFGLFYQVTQNSGALYDVTNTIDMYVYNGLTTLGDMSMTAAAGFYQSVVGFALVIITNYVVKKVDEDYALF, encoded by the coding sequence ATGAAATGGTTTAAAAATACTCTAAAAGATTTATATGCTAATCGCATATGGCTAATGTTTGTTTTACCAGCAACCATTTGGTTCATCATTTTTTCTTATTTACCAATGATTGGACATGTTATTGCATTTAAAGATTTTAGAATTCATAGAGATGGCTTTTTCGCCAGCCTATGGCATAGCGAATGGGTTGGATTTGAAAATTTCGAGTTTTTATTTAAAACGAATGTGGCTTGGGAGATAACACGCAACACGATTTTATACAATTTAGTATTTATTTTTCTAGGACTTTTTTTAGCGGTGGCTTTTGCAATTGGCTTAAGTTTACTAGCAAATAAAAAGCTAACAAAAATTTATCAAACGGGAATGCTGTTTCCTCACTTTTTATCTTGGGTTGTTGTAAGTTATTTTGTTATGACCTTTTTAAGTACTGATCGCGGGGCAATTAACAGTCTATTATCTTTCTTCGGAGTGGAAGCGATTTCTTGGTATTACGAGCCGATCTATTGGCCTTTCATTCTTGTTTTTATGGCGATGTGGAAAGGTGTAGGATATCAGATGATTGTGTACTTAGCAGCTATTGTCGGCATCGACCGTTCCTACTATGAAGCGGCAATGATTGATGGAGCATCGAAGTGGCAGCAGATCCGCCATATAACGATTCCGATGATTACTCCTTTAATGATGATATTGACCATTATGAATATTGGGAGAATTTTTTACTCTGATTTTGGCTTGTTTTATCAGGTTACACAAAATTCAGGTGCATTATATGACGTTACAAATACCATCGATATGTATGTGTATAATGGGTTGACAACATTAGGGGATATGAGTATGACAGCCGCTGCAGGATTTTATCAATCAGTTGTGGGTTTTGCGCTAGTGATTATAACAAATTATGTGGTGAAGAAAGTTGATGAAGACTATGCTTTATTTTAG
- a CDS encoding carbohydrate ABC transporter permease produces the protein MTKKANNSSLTLTNGYTPYGLKGISNVILSIMMAVFSFICLFPFIYVIIISFTAEESLIRNGFQIIPDAWSLEGYKYLWKSQGQILRSIGVTLFITVFGTLLSVVMISLFGYAISRKEFKYRRFFTFLAFFTMLFGGGLVPTYIVVTQFLGLRDNVLALILPLVVQAFWIIIMRTFFIRSVPEAVIESARIDGASEIKIFMKIVMPLSLPAIATIALFSTLTYWNDWFQALLYITDPDLYPLQALLSKIESNIEFLKEMKLISGLQAGIAIPEDSAKMAMVVISTLPIALSYPFFQKYFVEGLTVGSVKE, from the coding sequence ATGACAAAAAAAGCAAATAATTCATCATTGACATTGACAAATGGATATACTCCATATGGCTTAAAGGGGATTTCTAATGTTATCTTGAGCATCATGATGGCAGTTTTCTCGTTCATTTGCCTCTTTCCATTTATATATGTCATTATTATTTCTTTCACTGCTGAAGAAAGTTTAATACGAAATGGGTTCCAGATTATTCCGGATGCCTGGAGTTTAGAAGGGTATAAATATTTGTGGAAGTCGCAGGGACAAATACTACGTTCGATTGGGGTCACCCTGTTTATTACTGTATTTGGGACATTGTTAAGTGTGGTAATGATTTCTTTATTTGGATATGCGATATCACGAAAAGAGTTCAAATATCGTAGATTCTTTACATTTTTAGCTTTTTTCACGATGTTGTTCGGTGGTGGTTTAGTACCAACTTACATCGTTGTGACACAATTTCTTGGTTTACGAGATAACGTTTTGGCATTGATTTTACCTCTTGTTGTCCAAGCATTTTGGATCATCATTATGAGAACCTTTTTCATAAGATCTGTACCGGAAGCGGTGATTGAATCGGCACGAATTGATGGTGCAAGTGAAATTAAAATATTTATGAAAATTGTGATGCCTTTATCTTTACCCGCTATTGCAACAATTGCGTTATTCAGTACACTGACTTATTGGAATGACTGGTTTCAGGCACTTCTTTACATCACTGATCCAGATTTATATCCGCTGCAAGCGCTGCTTTCCAAGATTGAAAGCAACATTGAATTTCTTAAGGAAATGAAATTGATATCTGGATTACAGGCGGGTATTGCTATACCAGAAGATTCGGCTAAAATGGCTATGGTGGTTATTTCAACATTACCTATCGCACTTTCTTATCCGTTTTTCCAAAAATATTTTGTAGAAGGGTTAACGGTAGGAAGTGTTAAGGAATAG
- a CDS encoding glycoside hydrolase family 1 protein: MIQTNEDHCGDLQFVFPEHFWWGSSSSATQMEGGAYKDGKGVNIWDYWYETEPDRFHHGIGPTQTSQFYEKYREDIQLMKATGHNSFRFSISWSRMFAKGVGEVNPKAVSFYNNVINELIKQGIEPFVNLYHFDMPLDMQKIGGWENRDVVKFYVNYAKSCFELFGDRVKKWFTHNEPIVPVECGYLYGHHYPALCDFQKAVQVAYHSMLASAEVIRVYKQLWQDGKIGIIINLTPSYARSAHPEDVKAANIADLLFNRSFLDPSVKGGYPVELVEFLRNHNFLPSFEREDLKTIKENTIDLLGINYYQPRRIKAKEHIPNPKAPFMPEQFFDYYEMPGRKMNPHRGWEIYEKGIYDILINVKNNYGNIECFISENGMGVENEQRFLDDDGCIHDDYRIDFFKGHLRWVHKAIEEGVNVKGYHLWTFMDNWSWLNAYKNRYGLVSVDLNRDGARMVKKSGLWFSKLAENNGF; the protein is encoded by the coding sequence ATGATACAAACCAATGAAGATCATTGCGGAGATTTACAATTTGTCTTTCCTGAACATTTTTGGTGGGGCTCCTCATCATCTGCAACGCAAATGGAAGGTGGAGCATATAAAGATGGGAAAGGAGTAAACATTTGGGATTATTGGTATGAGACAGAACCTGATCGTTTTCATCATGGGATAGGGCCTACTCAAACTTCGCAATTTTACGAAAAATATCGTGAAGATATTCAACTGATGAAGGCAACAGGGCATAACAGTTTCCGATTCTCGATCTCGTGGTCAAGAATGTTTGCAAAAGGAGTAGGGGAGGTCAATCCAAAGGCTGTTTCGTTTTATAACAATGTGATCAACGAGTTAATTAAACAAGGAATAGAACCATTCGTCAATTTATACCATTTTGATATGCCACTAGACATGCAAAAGATAGGGGGATGGGAAAATCGAGATGTTGTCAAGTTTTATGTTAACTATGCAAAATCTTGCTTTGAGCTTTTTGGTGATCGTGTAAAAAAATGGTTTACTCATAATGAACCAATCGTACCGGTAGAATGTGGTTATTTATATGGTCATCACTATCCTGCACTATGTGATTTTCAAAAAGCGGTTCAAGTAGCTTATCACTCCATGTTGGCCAGTGCAGAAGTGATTAGGGTATACAAACAACTTTGGCAGGATGGGAAAATCGGTATTATTATCAATTTAACTCCTTCATATGCTCGCAGTGCTCATCCTGAAGATGTCAAGGCAGCGAATATTGCCGACTTACTGTTCAATCGTTCTTTTTTAGATCCATCTGTTAAGGGAGGATACCCTGTAGAACTTGTAGAGTTTTTACGAAATCACAACTTTTTACCTTCGTTTGAACGGGAAGATTTAAAAACGATAAAAGAGAATACCATTGACTTGTTAGGGATCAATTATTATCAACCGAGAAGGATTAAAGCGAAGGAGCATATTCCTAATCCTAAAGCACCTTTCATGCCAGAACAATTTTTTGATTATTATGAAATGCCAGGACGCAAGATGAACCCTCATCGTGGATGGGAAATATATGAAAAAGGAATTTACGATATTTTGATCAACGTAAAAAACAATTATGGCAATATTGAATGCTTTATTTCTGAAAACGGAATGGGCGTGGAGAATGAGCAGAGATTCTTAGATGATGATGGCTGTATACATGATGATTATCGAATTGACTTTTTCAAAGGTCACCTTAGGTGGGTCCATAAAGCTATCGAAGAAGGAGTCAACGTGAAAGGTTACCATCTTTGGACGTTCATGGATAATTGGTCTTGGTTAAACGCATATAAAAATCGCTACGGTCTTGTATCTGTAGATTTAAATAGAGATGGTGCAAGAATGGTTAAAAAAAGCGGACTTTGGTTTAGTAAGTTAGCTGAGAATAACGGATTTTAA
- a CDS encoding response regulator transcription factor, translating to MYRVFLVDDEPFIVEGMKSIINWEDYGLQVIGVAYDGKQALQALENLECDLLITDIMMPNMNGLELIKVIKQRNQDMKFIVATGYQEFQYVKKGISLGIENYLLKPIDEGELISTLRNAVEKLDKAKHDDEDSYILRDNSIWRWLNQDISNQEFTDRLELYGMAPFMNPLAVAILQVEFDQTTQKRSFSELRRWIESCFSCICTLSPEQEFILIWSGVEVSHVQQDVEHLQAELRNHKKLAQYFIALGSEANSIEEIFSSFFRVKELRAYRFVLPENTHVITETGTQNYLQTSNLMIDYNFQDLVNHVLNGDLDGAMQWVDQAFQRFVEVISVDIPKLSKGFAIKLLSIVLNAIESQIDLNVFSEMVTRIMHTNTIEELKQVMNQFIIETFENIERHNQQMSPIIKSVLQYVHEHLHKELSLKTLSQRFHVNTNYLGQLFQKEVGTVFSDHINHLRIEKAKKLLKLPQYKVGEIGKMVGYSDPTYFYKQFKKSIGLTPTEWRSKQV from the coding sequence ATGTATAGAGTGTTTTTAGTTGATGATGAACCATTTATTGTAGAGGGTATGAAGTCCATTATTAATTGGGAAGATTATGGTCTTCAGGTCATTGGAGTAGCGTATGACGGCAAGCAGGCATTACAAGCATTAGAAAATCTGGAATGTGACCTTTTGATCACTGACATCATGATGCCAAATATGAACGGTCTTGAACTAATTAAGGTAATTAAACAGAGAAATCAAGATATGAAGTTTATTGTCGCAACTGGTTATCAAGAATTTCAATACGTGAAAAAAGGGATCTCTTTAGGGATTGAAAATTACTTGTTAAAACCGATAGATGAAGGAGAACTTATATCTACGCTTAGAAATGCTGTTGAAAAATTAGATAAAGCCAAACATGATGATGAAGATAGTTATATACTTAGAGATAACAGTATATGGAGATGGTTGAACCAAGACATTAGCAATCAAGAATTTACAGATCGCTTAGAATTGTATGGGATGGCACCATTCATGAATCCATTGGCTGTAGCTATTTTGCAGGTGGAATTTGATCAAACCACCCAAAAAAGATCTTTCTCTGAATTAAGAAGGTGGATTGAATCTTGTTTTTCTTGTATTTGTACATTAAGTCCAGAGCAGGAATTTATTTTAATTTGGTCTGGCGTAGAAGTGAGTCATGTCCAGCAGGACGTAGAACATTTGCAAGCCGAACTGCGTAATCATAAAAAACTTGCACAATATTTTATCGCTCTTGGGTCAGAAGCGAATTCAATAGAAGAAATATTTTCAAGCTTTTTTCGGGTTAAAGAATTAAGGGCTTATCGCTTTGTTCTACCTGAAAACACGCACGTGATTACGGAAACAGGAACTCAAAATTATCTCCAAACATCAAATCTCATGATAGATTACAATTTTCAAGACCTTGTGAATCATGTATTGAACGGTGATCTAGATGGTGCCATGCAGTGGGTTGATCAGGCATTTCAGCGATTTGTCGAAGTGATATCAGTTGATATACCAAAATTATCTAAAGGATTTGCCATTAAACTATTATCGATTGTTTTAAACGCAATAGAATCTCAAATAGATCTAAACGTCTTTTCGGAAATGGTCACTAGAATTATGCATACAAATACGATTGAAGAGCTGAAACAAGTTATGAACCAGTTTATTATCGAAACCTTTGAAAATATTGAGAGGCATAATCAACAAATGAGTCCTATTATTAAAAGTGTTTTGCAATATGTACATGAACATTTGCATAAGGAACTTTCTTTAAAGACGTTAAGCCAGCGTTTCCATGTGAATACCAATTATTTAGGACAGCTTTTCCAAAAGGAAGTGGGTACCGTATTTTCAGATCATATTAACCACCTGCGAATTGAAAAGGCAAAGAAACTGCTGAAGCTGCCCCAGTATAAAGTGGGTGAAATTGGTAAGATGGTCGGTTATTCAGACCCTACTTATTTTTACAAGCAGTTTAAAAAGAGCATCGGTTTAACCCCAACGGAGTGGCGTAGTAAACAAGTGTAA
- a CDS encoding ABC transporter substrate-binding protein, protein MKKFLLLMSVVLSFSFILVGCSDNETTEPGTDTTNTETNATLEPYEIKWYAIGGPPQDLDLVLEELNPYLKEKINATLDLEFIDWGEYDKKMTTMITAGDKFDIAFTSSWAANYIINAQKGAFLGLNDLMDQYGQDMKAVIDPAFLEGAKIDGELYAVPVNKEVGQQSVYVFNKRLVDKHNMDISTIQSLEDLEPFLNTIKNNEADIEAPIAPFSPYLPFDYILQEKLPFAVNMDGDQAKIVNWYDEPETMETLKTMHQYYNAGYIPADAGTNENATYDYQVENWFVRKEMYQPYAELLWQRSGNYEVVVQPMHDPITFNNSVLGSMHAISITSDNPERVMMFMDLLNTDPFVRTTIDKGVEGVHYETLDSGKIRDIGTVRSERYSVPTFALGNHFILPLYEDDPDDKWESFQTFNDSSTNAPTLGFVFDTDSVRTEIAAISNVAEQYNKSLMNGAVDPEKYLSEANKKFTDAGIDTVIEEMQKQYDEWRNAQG, encoded by the coding sequence ATGAAGAAGTTTTTATTATTAATGTCAGTAGTGTTAAGTTTTAGTTTTATACTTGTAGGATGTAGTGATAATGAAACAACAGAACCTGGCACAGATACAACGAACACAGAAACAAATGCCACGCTTGAGCCGTATGAGATCAAGTGGTACGCGATTGGTGGGCCTCCACAAGATCTTGATTTGGTATTGGAAGAGCTTAATCCATATTTGAAGGAAAAAATTAATGCTACTCTAGATTTGGAGTTTATCGACTGGGGTGAGTATGACAAAAAAATGACAACAATGATTACTGCTGGTGATAAATTTGATATCGCTTTTACTAGCTCTTGGGCAGCAAATTATATAATAAACGCTCAAAAAGGTGCTTTTCTAGGATTGAATGATCTTATGGATCAATATGGACAGGATATGAAGGCTGTTATTGATCCAGCGTTCTTAGAGGGTGCAAAAATTGATGGGGAATTGTATGCTGTTCCTGTGAACAAAGAAGTTGGGCAACAAAGCGTATATGTATTCAACAAACGTCTCGTTGATAAACACAATATGGATATTTCAACGATTCAATCTTTAGAAGATTTAGAACCGTTTTTAAATACGATTAAAAATAATGAAGCAGATATAGAAGCACCAATCGCACCATTTTCACCATATTTGCCGTTTGACTACATCTTACAAGAGAAATTACCGTTTGCAGTGAACATGGATGGGGATCAAGCGAAAATAGTGAATTGGTATGATGAACCAGAAACGATGGAAACGTTAAAAACAATGCATCAATATTATAATGCAGGTTACATACCAGCTGATGCCGGTACAAATGAAAATGCGACTTATGATTACCAAGTAGAAAATTGGTTTGTTAGAAAAGAAATGTACCAGCCTTATGCAGAACTTTTGTGGCAGCGTTCTGGTAATTATGAGGTAGTCGTTCAACCGATGCATGATCCTATTACGTTTAATAACTCAGTTTTGGGCTCTATGCATGCCATCTCAATTACATCAGACAACCCAGAACGTGTAATGATGTTTATGGATTTACTGAATACCGATCCTTTTGTCCGTACTACAATTGATAAAGGAGTTGAAGGTGTCCATTATGAAACACTTGATAGTGGAAAAATTAGAGATATTGGTACAGTGCGCTCAGAGCGCTACTCCGTACCTACCTTTGCACTAGGGAATCATTTCATCCTACCTCTATATGAGGATGATCCAGATGATAAATGGGAATCTTTCCAAACTTTTAATGATTCATCAACTAATGCACCTACGTTAGGATTTGTATTTGACACTGATTCTGTTCGTACTGAAATAGCAGCTATCTCTAACGTAGCGGAACAGTACAACAAATCGTTAATGAACGGGGCTGTAGATCCAGAAAAATACTTGTCTGAAGCGAATAAAAAGTTTACGGATGCTGGTATAGATACTGTTATTGAAGAAATGCAAAAGCAATATGATGAGTGGAGAAATGCACAAGGGTAA
- a CDS encoding metallophosphoesterase → MKEKISRRSFLKKIWKSGLALIGLTVSIPTYSYFGERKWLQTNQIKLSSKRIPSQFSGLKIVHFSDLHLGFHMDDQYLDDLIKQVNAHYPDIICFTGDLVDEDASILEAYIPKLQQFEASYGKFAVLGNHDYRSRTKTATGVTEALRRSEFNLLVNENIQIKRNNAVINISGVDDIMDGNPNLDKTLLEAYKDTYTILLVHEPDFADVAQNYPIDLQLSGHSHGGQIRLPLIGHIITPPMAKKYVNGLYEVGDSLKVYTNKGIGTTIYPFRFFCRPEITVITLETSSV, encoded by the coding sequence ATGAAAGAAAAGATTTCCAGAAGAAGTTTTCTGAAAAAAATATGGAAAAGTGGCTTAGCTTTAATAGGATTAACTGTATCCATCCCTACCTATTCTTATTTTGGTGAGAGAAAGTGGCTTCAAACAAATCAGATTAAGTTGAGTTCTAAAAGAATACCTTCACAGTTTTCAGGATTAAAGATCGTTCACTTTAGTGACTTGCACCTTGGTTTTCATATGGATGATCAATATTTAGATGATTTAATTAAACAAGTAAATGCTCATTATCCAGATATCATCTGTTTTACGGGTGATTTAGTAGATGAAGATGCCTCTATATTAGAAGCTTATATACCTAAGCTACAACAGTTTGAGGCTTCTTATGGCAAGTTTGCAGTATTAGGTAACCATGATTATAGAAGTAGAACAAAAACAGCTACAGGGGTTACTGAAGCTTTAAGACGTTCAGAATTCAATCTGCTCGTGAATGAGAATATACAAATTAAAAGAAATAATGCAGTGATTAATATTAGTGGTGTCGATGATATTATGGATGGTAATCCTAATTTGGACAAAACGCTATTAGAAGCTTATAAAGATACATATACGATTTTGCTTGTTCATGAGCCAGATTTTGCAGATGTTGCACAGAATTATCCGATAGATTTACAGCTCTCTGGGCATAGCCACGGAGGGCAAATAAGATTACCTTTAATCGGACATATTATTACGCCACCTATGGCTAAAAAGTACGTAAATGGTTTGTATGAAGTAGGGGATTCGTTAAAGGTATATACAAACAAAGGGATAGGTACAACAATTTATCCTTTTCGTTTTTTTTGCAGACCTGAGATTACGGTCATTACTCTTGAAACCTCGTCAGTATAA